DNA from Halorarum salinum:
ACCACACACGGTCGTGCCGTCGGTAAGGTCATCGTCCGGTCGGTGTCCGGACGGCGTCCGGGTGGTTACGGCTTGGTCCCGTCCCCCCCTTCCACCACCGGGGTACGCTCCCTTCGGGTTCGCGTTTCCGCCACTTTGTTCACGTTTCCCCTGCCGGGCCCGCATTCATCGTCCACGGCCTGGTAGGCGGTGGCATGGAGGAGTTCGACTTCCTGGTCGTGGGCTCGGGGTCCGGACTCGACGTGGCGAACGTGGCGGCCGAGCGCGGACGGTCCGTCGCCGTCGTCGAGAAGGGGCCCCTCGGCGGCACCTGCCTCAACCGGGGCTGCATCCCCTCGAAGATGCTGCTGTACCACGCCGACGTCCTCGAGACGGTCGAGCGCGCCGGCGAGTTCGGCGTCGACGCCGAGGTCAGGGGCGTCTCGTTCGAGGAGATCGTCCGCGAGGTGAACGACGAGGTCCACGAGGACGCCGAGTCGATCCGGCGCGGGCTCGAGTCCTCCGAGCGGCACAGGCTGTACGCGGGCGAGGGGCGCTTCGTCGACGAGCGCACGCTCGAGATCGCGGGCGGCGAGGACGACGGCGCCCGCATCCGGGCGGAGACGGTGCTCGTCGCGGCCGGAACTCGCCCCGCCGTCCCGGCCATCGACGGCCTCGAGGACGTCGACTACCTCACGAGCACCGAGGCGCTCCGGTTGACGGAGCCGCCGGACCGCCTCCTGATCGTCGGCGGCGGCTACGTCGCCGCGGAGCTCGCCCACTTCTTCGGCACGTTCGGGAGCGAGGTGACGATCGTGGGACGCAGGCCGGCCCTGCTGCCCGACGCCGACGAGGAGGTCGCCCGGGCGTTCACCGACCGGTACGCGGAGCGGTTCGACGTGCACACGGGCTACGAGGCGACCGCCGCGTCCGAGTCCGGCGGGACCGTGACAGTCGAGGCGCGGCCGTTCACCTACGGCAACGACGGCGAGGGAGGCGGGCAGAACGCGACCGCGGACGGCGAGGCCGATCCCATCGCCGTCTCGGGCGACGAACTGCTGCTGGCCGCCGGGCGCGTGCCGAACACGGACGTGCTGAACGTCGCGGCCGCCGGCGTCGAGACCGACGAGCGCGGGTTCGTCGAGACCGACGAGTACCTCCGGACGACCGCCGAGGGGGTCTGGGCGCTCGGCGACGTCGTCGGCGAGTACCTGCTGAAACACAGCGCCAACCACGAGGCCCGCGCCGTCGCGCGGAACGTATTCGGGGACCGGATGCAGCCGGTCGACTACGCCGCGATGCCGTTCGCCGTCTTCGCCTCCCCCGAGGTCGCGGGCGTGGGCGTGACCGAGGGGGAACTCCGCGCGGCGGACCGCGAGTACGGTGTCTCCACGTACCGCTACGAGGACACCGCCCGCGGGAACGCGATGAAGGCCGAGGGGTTCGTGAAGCCCCTGGTCGACCCCGAGGGGTCGATCCTCGGCTGTCACATCGTCGGCCCGGACGCCTCGGCGCTGATCCAGGAGGTCGTCGTGGCGATGAAGGCCGGGTCCGGGACCGTCCGGGACCTCAGGGAGTCGGTCCACATCCACCCGGCGCTCCCCGAGGTCGTCCAGCGAGCGTTCGCCGGCGGGTTCCACCGGGGTGGCGAGCACGGGCACGACCACGAGCACGGGCACGACCACGAGCACCGGTAACCGTCGGACCGTCGCCGGCCGCTCGCCCGGGGCCTCGCCCGAACCGCGGGGCTCAGACGGACGTCCGCGCGCCGAGGAATCCGGAGAGATCCCGGAGCGTCCGCACCGACCCGGCGCGGAACTGCTCGCTCGCGAGCGCGAACAGGCCGAAGTGGACGGCCGTACCGACCGCGAGCACGGGGCCGAGCGTCGAGACGGGCGTCACGTCGAGCGCGTGGCTGGCGGCCCAGACGAGCGCGCCGGCGGCCGCCGCCGCCCCGAACTGGAGGTGGAACGTCTCGGGGAGGACGACCCGGCCGAACGCGTACCGGGCGGCGACCTCCGAGCCGACGACGCCCGCCAGTTCGAGCGCGACCAGCGCGAGGACGACCCCCTCGACGCCGCCGGCCGCCGCGCCGAGGACGACCGCGGGCACCCCGGCGACGAGCGTCGCGGCGGTCAGGTAGAACACGTACCGCGGCCGGTCGACGCCGTGGATCGCCGCCGCGATCGGCGTCTTCACTCCCGAGAGCACGTGGATCGAGGCCACGCCGAGCAGCACCAGCCCCGCCGTCGCGTACTCGGGGCCGGCCGCCACGAGCAGGAGTTCCGACGCGACCGGCGCCATCAGGAACACCGCCGGGATGGCGACGCTCGGGGTGTAGTCGATCGCCAGCCTGACGTAGTCGAGTACGTCCTCGTCGGCCGTGTCCATCGCGCTGATCTTCACAAGCAGCGGGTCGTTGATGCAGGTCGCGAGGTACGAGCCGACCATCGCGACGCGCTTTGCCGTCTCGTAGGTGGCGACCGCAGACCCGCCGAGGACGACCCCCATCAGCAGCGTGGGCGCCTGCTCCCAGAGGTGGCTCGCGATGCCGGTCGGGAAGCTCCACTTGCCGAACTCGGCCCCGCTGGCCAGCGACTCGCGGGACGGGAGCCGCGGGACGAGCCCGACGAGCACGTAGATGCAAAGCGCCGCGGAGAGATGGATGCCGGCGCCCAGCAGGAGCACCGACCGGGGGGAGGCCGCCCCGAACCAGACGAGGGCGAGCACGCCCCCGAGGAACGCCGTCTCGCGGAGCGACTGGGCCACCATCGACGCGCCGGGGCTGCCGGCGGCGTCGTAGAGTCGGGTCGACATCGCCGACTGGGTGAGCACGGCCGTGTAGACGCCGAACGCGAGCACGGTCGGCCCCGTGAGCGGCGTCCGGGCCACGAGGGTCGGCGCGGCGAGGAGCAACGCGCCCGCGAACGCGATGAGGTACAGCGCCGTCCCGGCCTGCGCGAGGCCGAAGAACTCCGCGCTCGAGGAGTCGACCTCGCTCGCCCGCTTGCGCATGATCTCGCTGAGCTCCCGGGAGGGGATGATCGCGATGAACGACGCCGAGATCGCGTAGAAGTACGCGCCCAGCCCCGTCGAGCCCAGCGCCCGGGTGAGGAGCGCGAGGGTCGCCAGGTGGACGGCGACGAGGACGACGTTCGAGGCCGCGGAGATCAACGATTCGCGCCTGATGCTCAGGTTCGCCGTAGCGGCTGCCATCGAGTAGCGCAGCCTTACCCGATCTCGTTCTTAAGCCTACTGTTAGAACATGTACTCTACCATTCCGCAAGAACGAACCGATCCGGATTACCCGGGAAGTATCCTGTAACGAGTGTCGTTACCAGTCGTTCGTGTTTAACATACGCCTATGACACTGTTTTTATGCTAGACGGCGTGGGACGATGGAGGCGAACCGCCGACGGGGAGCGACCCGGGAGGCGGCCCGGTCGGCGCGCGGCGGTTCCACGTCGCCGCGCGCGACCGTCGAGGCGGAGTCCGGTCGAGTCCGAGTCCGCATCCGAGGCCCGGTAAGCCGACCGTACGGCCCCGCTCGTGGGTAGGGCTCTCGTAACTAACGCCGTCCGGACCGTCGGAAGGGGGAACGAATGACCGACCGTACGACGGGCCACCGCGAGGGGCCGGCGGCCGGCGGAGGCCGGGGACCGACCGGCGTGGCGCCCGCGGGGCGTTCCGACGGCACCGACCCGCCGACGGGTCGGGTGGCCGGACCCGAGGCGTCCTGGAACGAGGAGGGTGACTGATCGACGATGCGCGTGCTGGTCGTCCCGGAGTTCTACCGGCCGGACGACGCGAGCGCCAACGGGACGGTGAGCGACGCGGTCGCCTGGATCCGCGAGTGGCTCGACCGCGACCCGAGGATGCACGTCTACGTGCTCGCCCCGCCGCGCGAGTCGGCGGGGTACGAGCCGGCGGATCTCCTCGGGGACCGCGGGCGCGTGACGCTCGTCGAGGCCGAGCCGCCCCTCTCGGACCTCGACCGTCGGGAGCCGTGCACCGAGACCGGCTACTCGGCCGCCCAGCTCCGGGCGATCCGGCGGCGCGTCTTCGACGTCGACGCCTACGTCGACGTGGTCGTCGACCAGCTCCGGACCGGCCGGACGACGCTGTACAAGTGGCTCCTCGACCACTCGGACCAGTGGGCCGCCGCGGTCCGCCCGTTCGACGTCGTGGCGAACGTCCACGACCTCCAGCTCCCGTTCAAACACCGCTACTGCTCGTACCGCAACGGCTTCCAGTTCCGGATGGAGGCGGCCGCCGCGGCGTTCGCCGACGGCGTCTGGTTCACCGCGGGCGTCGACGCGGACGGGTTCCGCGAGCGCGCGACGTTCCTCGCGGACGACGTGGTCGAGTCGGCGGCGGGGGACGCCGTCGTCGCCGGCAGTCCGATCAGGTTCGACCGGTTCGACGAGCGCTACGCCGACGAGCCGCGGTGGTTCCACCTCGCCGGGTCGTTCTGGGCGAAGAAGAACGCCGACCGGCTGTTCGCCGTCGCGGAGACGCTCCGCGAGCGGTTCGGCGTCCGGACGCTCCTGACCAGCATGGACCCCATCCCCGACCGCTATCGGGAACGCGACTGGGTCGAGGCCCACGGGGAGGCCTCCAGGGGAACCTACGAGCGGGCCCTCGACAGGGGGGACGTCGCCGTCTGCGCGAGCGAGTACGAGACGATGGCCCGGACCCCGTTCGAGCAGGCCGCCTCGGGACAGGTGCTCGTCGTCCGGGACGCCCCCTGGGTCGCCGAGTGCGTGCCCGACGACCACCCGTTCGCGGGGTCGCTCGACGAACTCCCGGACCTCGCGGCCCGGGCCGTCGAGGGCTGGTCTGCCGCGGTCGAGGCGAACCGCCGGCTCGTCGACCACGCCCGTCGAGTCCGGGGCGCCGACGCCTGCGGCCGGCGGACCCACCGGGACCTGCGGCGACGCGTCGAGGGGAAGACCGAACGGTACGGCCGGGGGAAGCGCCCGGCGGTCGTCGCGCGGGCGGCCCGGGACTGCGGGGACCGGTTCCCCCTCGACGACGTGCTCGATCGGACCGCCGCGTACACGGGCGACGGCCGGCCGCTCCCGGAGCGGGAGTCGTACGCGTTCGTCGACCTCGTGTACACGCTGCGGGCGCTCGGGTTCGAGGACGAGGGGAACCCTGGGACGCCGACCTTCCGGCGGCGGTGATCGGTCGGGCTCGCGGCCCCGGCCGCGCCGTTGCCGGCCGCCCACCGGGTCGTTCGGCCGCCGATCGTTCCGGTAGCCACGGCGCTGCGGACGGCGAGGCCGGCGTCGACGATGGACCGGCGAGCGGTCGGGTCCCGGGCCAGGAACAGCGCCAGATGCGTTGCGACCCCGAGCGTGCCGGCGAGGACCACCTGGTGGGTCGTCGGGGTCCGCAGGAGGGACGTGAGCCCGGCCACGACGACCGCCATGGCCCCCGCGCTTCCCAACTGGGCGCGGAGCGGCCCCGGAAGGACGGGAACGGCCGCGCCGTTCCGTCGGAGCGTCCGATGGAGGAGCCGAAGCGGAGCGTCTCCGCGACGACCGCCGCGACGAGCGACTCGCCGAGGAGGACGACGAGGACGAACGTGGGGATCGCGATGACGCTCGTGTACGAGGTGGTCGCCCTGACCGCCTCGGCGACCGAGCGGTCGCGGCTGGCGAGGTTGCTGGTCCGGCTGATGAGCCCGTCCATCACCACGCCGGAGATGAGCGTCGCGAGGCCGGTGAGCGAGAGCGCGACCTCGTAGTAGCCGACGGCCGTCGTGAGGCCGAGCCCGCCCAGGAGGAACACGTCGAACCGGGTGTACGCCTTCCCGACGACGTTCGACGGGACGTTGAACTATCGCGTAGTCCCAGACGTACGTAGCAGTATCCCGCACGGGAACGGACGGTCCGATCCCCAGGAAGTACAGGATGACCGGGAGACAGAGGGCCGTGGCGACGACGTAGCCGACGGTCATCCCCGCCACCCCGAACCCGAGCGTGACGAGGCCGAACTGGAGGCCGGTCTTGGCGACCTCGCGGCCGAGGTCGATCCAGTTCGTGACTCCGAACTTTCCCCTCCCGGCGAGCAGGAACTGAAGCGGGAGGAACAGCGAGATGGCGGCGAACAGGACGACCGCCATGTGGGCCGCACCCCCGACTCCCGTGTACGCCACGAGCTGCTCGCGCCCGAGAACGGCGAGGACGGCTGCGACGAGAGCGCTCCCCACGGACGCGCTTGCGACGGCCGGCCGGATGGTGAAACGGGAGGCGGGCGAACCGCGCCACGAT
Protein-coding regions in this window:
- a CDS encoding lipopolysaccharide biosynthesis protein; this translates as MAAATANLSIRRESLISAASNVVLVAVHLATLALLTRALGSTGLGAYFYAISASFIAIIPSRELSEIMRKRASEVDSSSAEFFGLAQAGTALYLIAFAGALLLAAPTLVARTPLTGPTVLAFGVYTAVLTQSAMSTRLYDAAGSPGASMVAQSLRETAFLGGVLALVWFGAASPRSVLLLGAGIHLSAALCIYVLVGLVPRLPSRESLASGAEFGKWSFPTGIASHLWEQAPTLLMGVVLGGSAVATYETAKRVAMVGSYLATCINDPLLVKISAMDTADEDVLDYVRLAIDYTPSVAIPAVFLMAPVASELLLVAAGPEYATAGLVLLGVASIHVLSGVKTPIAAAIHGVDRPRYVFYLTAATLVAGVPAVVLGAAAGGVEGVVLALVALELAGVVGSEVAARYAFGRVVLPETFHLQFGAAAAAGALVWAASHALDVTPVSTLGPVLAVGTAVHFGLFALASEQFRAGSVRTLRDLSGFLGARTSV
- a CDS encoding dihydrolipoyl dehydrogenase, which encodes MEEFDFLVVGSGSGLDVANVAAERGRSVAVVEKGPLGGTCLNRGCIPSKMLLYHADVLETVERAGEFGVDAEVRGVSFEEIVREVNDEVHEDAESIRRGLESSERHRLYAGEGRFVDERTLEIAGGEDDGARIRAETVLVAAGTRPAVPAIDGLEDVDYLTSTEALRLTEPPDRLLIVGGGYVAAELAHFFGTFGSEVTIVGRRPALLPDADEEVARAFTDRYAERFDVHTGYEATAASESGGTVTVEARPFTYGNDGEGGGQNATADGEADPIAVSGDELLLAAGRVPNTDVLNVAAAGVETDERGFVETDEYLRTTAEGVWALGDVVGEYLLKHSANHEARAVARNVFGDRMQPVDYAAMPFAVFASPEVAGVGVTEGELRAADREYGVSTYRYEDTARGNAMKAEGFVKPLVDPEGSILGCHIVGPDASALIQEVVVAMKAGSGTVRDLRESVHIHPALPEVVQRAFAGGFHRGGEHGHDHEHGHDHEHR
- a CDS encoding glycosyltransferase family protein encodes the protein MRVLVVPEFYRPDDASANGTVSDAVAWIREWLDRDPRMHVYVLAPPRESAGYEPADLLGDRGRVTLVEAEPPLSDLDRREPCTETGYSAAQLRAIRRRVFDVDAYVDVVVDQLRTGRTTLYKWLLDHSDQWAAAVRPFDVVANVHDLQLPFKHRYCSYRNGFQFRMEAAAAAFADGVWFTAGVDADGFRERATFLADDVVESAAGDAVVAGSPIRFDRFDERYADEPRWFHLAGSFWAKKNADRLFAVAETLRERFGVRTLLTSMDPIPDRYRERDWVEAHGEASRGTYERALDRGDVAVCASEYETMARTPFEQAASGQVLVVRDAPWVAECVPDDHPFAGSLDELPDLAARAVEGWSAAVEANRRLVDHARRVRGADACGRRTHRDLRRRVEGKTERYGRGKRPAVVARAARDCGDRFPLDDVLDRTAAYTGDGRPLPERESYAFVDLVYTLRALGFEDEGNPGTPTFRRR